GCGATAATATTCCGCCGCTTCTTGCCGCAGCGCAGCACAAGGGGCTGAGCGGCCGCGACCTTATCCGCGGCATTGCAACCGGCTATGAAATCCAGGTCAACCTGGTCAAAGGCATGTGCCTGCACGAGCACAAGATCGACCACGTGGCGCACTTGGGGCCATCGGTAGCCGCAGGGCTTGGCACCATGTTGGGCCTGGATAGGGACACGATTTACCAGGCCGTCGGCCAGGCGCTGCACACCACCACGGCAACCCGCCAGTCCCGCAAGGGCCTGATTTCTTCGTGGAAGGCCTACGCGCCGGCCTTCGCGGGCAAGATGGCCATCGAGGCCGTCGACCGCACCATGCGCGGCGAGGGTGCCCCGGCACCGATCTGGGAGGGCGAGGACGGGTTCATCGCCTGGATGCTGCATTCACCAGAGCGCACCTACACCGTGCCCCTGCCAGAAAACGGTGAGGCCAAGACCGCCATCCTGGATACCTACACCAAGGAACACTCCGCGGAATACCAGGCGCAGGCTCCCATCGACATGGCCTTTGCGCTGAAAAAGACGCTGGAGGATAAGGGCCTGAAGACGGCGGATATCGAGTCCATCGTGCTGCACACCTCCCATCACACCCATTACGTCATCGGCACCGGCGCGAACGATCCGCAGAAGATGGATCCTTCCGCCTCCCGCGAAACCCTGGACCACTCTGTGATGTACATCTTCGCGGTCGCGCTAGAAGATGGCGTCTGGGACCACGAAACCTCCTATTCCCCTGAGCGCTCCAACCGCCCGGAGACCATCGAGCTGTGGCAGAAGATCTCCACCGTTGAGGATCCCGAGTGGACGCGCCGCTATCACTCCAACGACCTTGAGGAAAAAGCCTTCGGCGGCAAGGCCGTTATCACCTTCAAGGACGGCACCGTCATCGAAGACGAGCGCGCCGTAGCTGACGCCCACCCGCTGGGCGCCCGCCCCTTCGCCCGCGAGCAGTACATTGCCAAGTTCAAAAAGCTTGCCGATGGCGTCGTCGACGAGGCCGAGCAAGAGCGCTTCCTCACCGCCGTGCAAGACCTAGAAAACCTCACCGATCTAACCGAACTCAACGTGCGGGTCAGCGATGAGCACCTTGCCACCGCGCCCGAGAAACCGGAGGGAATCTTCTAATGGCTGGACTATTTGGTTCTACAA
The window above is part of the Corynebacterium accolens genome. Proteins encoded here:
- the prpD gene encoding 2-methylcitrate dehydratase PrpD, coding for MKNHEVRTHKSAEDFPYEEHLAYKVAEVAADPVEVPEETTEMIINRIIDNAAVAMASVARGPVTSARVMAEAHPVDKGGSTIFGIDGTYSAEWAALANGTAVRELDYHDTFLAAEYSHPGDNIPPLLAAAQHKGLSGRDLIRGIATGYEIQVNLVKGMCLHEHKIDHVAHLGPSVAAGLGTMLGLDRDTIYQAVGQALHTTTATRQSRKGLISSWKAYAPAFAGKMAIEAVDRTMRGEGAPAPIWEGEDGFIAWMLHSPERTYTVPLPENGEAKTAILDTYTKEHSAEYQAQAPIDMAFALKKTLEDKGLKTADIESIVLHTSHHTHYVIGTGANDPQKMDPSASRETLDHSVMYIFAVALEDGVWDHETSYSPERSNRPETIELWQKISTVEDPEWTRRYHSNDLEEKAFGGKAVITFKDGTVIEDERAVADAHPLGARPFAREQYIAKFKKLADGVVDEAEQERFLTAVQDLENLTDLTELNVRVSDEHLATAPEKPEGIF